CCTGGACGGAGGCGGCTACTTCGGAGCTGCTGGCCGACATTTGCTCCGTAATGGCCGAGACCTCATGGATCTGCTCGCCGACCTGCCGGGTGGACTGTTCGATCTGCCGGAAGGCTTCGCTCGCCTCCAGAGTAAGCACCATGCCCTGCTCTACATCCTCTGCTACCTTATGTTTCATCACATCATACGCGCTGGCAATCAGGCCCACCATCTCGGAGATGGTCTCCTGAATCTGTCCGGCACTGCTATTCGTCGCCTCCGATAGCTTGCGCACTTCACCAGCCACGACGGCGAAGCCTCGGCCGTGTTCTCCGGCCCGGGCCGCCTCGATGCCGGCATTCAGCGACAGGAGATTGGTCTGCTTGGCAATGGCGGAGATCGCCGTGCTGGTCTCAGCCACCCGGGTGCTTAAGCCGTTAAGCTCAGCGATCAGGGTGCCGGACTGCTGCACCGATTCGCGGATTGTTTTCATCTGCTCTCCCACCTCCTGCATTCTGGAGCTGCCGGTTGCGACATCCGTTTCCGTAAGTATAGCGGCGCTCACAATCGCCTCTGAAGCGGAAGCGATTTTCTGGATGCCGGTGGACATCTCCTCCATCGTTGTAGCGACTTCGGCGGAAGCATACGCCTGGGTCTCCACGCCCCGGGTGGATTCCTCCACCAGCTCCGTCACATACTCAACCGCCTTGCTGTTCTCAGCCGTGCTGGCTGTGAGCTGTTCACTGGCAGCGGCGAGCTGTCCGGAGGTCTCGGCAACCTCCTGCACCATGGTGCGCAGCGAAGAGACCATTTCATTGTAATTGCCGGCAAGCTGACCAATCTCATCCCTGCGGCTGGTCTGGACGAATTCATCCAGATAACCTTCGCTTACCCGTTTGGCCGAACGGTTCAGGCGTTCCACCGCCCCGGTAATCCGGCGGATAATCAGGAAGGTAATCACGGCAGCAAGCAGCAGCGCGGTCACGAGAACGATAGCCGACTTGTACAGAATCGGGTAGACAGCCTTCGTGTATTCACTCTCCGGAAGCACTCCGGCCAGGGTGAAGCCGGTCAGCTCATTGGTAATGTAGTATCCGTCCATTTGCGTATCGGCTGCCGCATCCTTGTAGGAGATTTTACCCGCCGGGCCTTGCTTGGTTCCTGCTGTCATTGCACCTGTGGCTTCCGAAGCAACCTCCATGGCAGGGTGGTAGATCACCTTGTTATTGCCGTCCAGGATGAACACATATCCGTTATCGCCCAGACTGACATTCTTCGCCAGCTCCATAA
The sequence above is a segment of the Paenibacillus sp. FSL R7-0204 genome. Coding sequences within it:
- a CDS encoding methyl-accepting chemotaxis protein translates to MPTPKKTRKHLFRITKLRTELMLLIITAIVLPSLALIAISTQTSESALRSKMEDTTRSSIHLLDKTLSQLILLESAAVNELAYEMSSTGLTNNSPQLRKLIDNFKLEHPEVDIVAIGNEDGKYMFAPDSKLDNYDPRIRDWYIDALKTPETTSVIDPIFSKVTNSYILPVSKAFPDGKGVVTISISMKELMELAKNVSLGDNGYVFILDGNNKVIYHPAMEVASEATGAMTAGTKQGPAGKISYKDAAADTQMDGYYITNELTGFTLAGVLPESEYTKAVYPILYKSAIVLVTALLLAAVITFLIIRRITGAVERLNRSAKRVSEGYLDEFVQTSRRDEIGQLAGNYNEMVSSLRTMVQEVAETSGQLAAASEQLTASTAENSKAVEYVTELVEESTRGVETQAYASAEVATTMEEMSTGIQKIASASEAIVSAAILTETDVATGSSRMQEVGEQMKTIRESVQQSGTLIAELNGLSTRVAETSTAISAIAKQTNLLSLNAGIEAARAGEHGRGFAVVAGEVRKLSEATNSSAGQIQETISEMVGLIASAYDVMKHKVAEDVEQGMVLTLEASEAFRQIEQSTRQVGEQIHEVSAITEQMSASSSEVAASVQEMATIARAALDSFQSVTAATEEQLASMEEITSSSAALSGMAADMQGQVERFQFDAKEKA